A genomic region of Acidobacteriota bacterium contains the following coding sequences:
- a CDS encoding DUF1533 domain-containing protein, translating into MRVVLRFLDHRIKGYQTTLGSISPLDITSITNSHGQVQVSSTGHSSTTIPLTWTAAVAGAQAPSGYLIKASTGAITDPVDGIQPADDTDATDGEGVKSVTPGSAASFAGFTSSPGTSYNFKIYSYTNSGATIDYKTDSAPSVTASTVADPPTLTAAVGATVDAPFHVTFTYDPTWRAAITGITIGGTPLTAGYAVSAGQITFTPSASSPANLLQTSGTKNIAIQATGYGDAAVSQSVGHGTVASYVFGTFSSPYSTGVASIVSASGRDQYSNSCSTDSTTVVTLTSASGKCSVRRKSGQHLRRQRPRPSPAASFEFLIRNNVAETTTITATADNTATGTSPNITERRYPVVGLFPLEGDRQLGDASTWESSHDDLTWFNATLAPTTASTAVTIRNGHNVTVATTPTSTDDTTVDAGGTLTVNSAVTLTIANGPPPT; encoded by the coding sequence ATACGGGTAGTTTTACGTTTCCTTGACCATCGTATTAAAGGTTACCAAACAACACTAGGTTCAATTTCGCCGCTGGACATTACTTCGATTACGAACAGTCACGGTCAGGTACAAGTCAGTTCGACTGGACATTCTTCCACTACTATTCCTCTGACATGGACGGCGGCGGTCGCGGGAGCACAGGCACCGAGCGGATATCTTATTAAGGCAAGCACGGGAGCGATAACCGATCCGGTTGACGGCATACAGCCTGCGGACGACACCGACGCTACGGACGGCGAAGGCGTCAAGAGCGTCACGCCCGGCTCGGCGGCTTCGTTCGCCGGATTTACTTCGTCGCCGGGAACGAGCTACAACTTCAAGATATATTCGTACACCAACAGCGGTGCGACCATCGATTACAAGACCGACAGCGCGCCAAGCGTAACCGCTTCGACAGTTGCTGATCCTCCGACGCTCACCGCTGCCGTCGGGGCGACGGTCGATGCACCGTTTCACGTCACATTTACTTACGACCCCACATGGCGCGCCGCCATCACCGGCATCACCATCGGCGGCACGCCGCTGACCGCCGGCTACGCAGTATCGGCAGGGCAGATCACATTTACGCCGTCGGCTTCGTCACCCGCGAACCTCCTGCAAACCTCCGGGACCAAGAACATCGCCATTCAGGCGACCGGCTACGGCGATGCCGCCGTCAGCCAGAGCGTCGGCCACGGCACCGTGGCATCGTATGTGTTCGGGACGTTCAGTTCGCCGTACAGCACGGGCGTCGCGTCGATCGTCAGTGCCAGCGGCCGCGATCAATACAGCAATTCTTGCTCGACGGATTCGACGACGGTCGTCACGCTGACGAGCGCTTCGGGGAAATGTTCTGTTCGACGCAAATCTGGACAGCACCTACGGCGACAACGGCCAAGGCCCTCTCCGGCGGCTAGTTTTGAGTTTCTGATCCGCAACAACGTCGCCGAAACCACGACCATCACCGCCACCGCCGACAACACCGCCACCGGAACATCCCCCAATATCACGGAACGACGTTACCCTGTCGTCGGATTATTTCCGCTCGAAGGCGACCGGCAGTTGGGCGACGCATCAACATGGGAATCGTCGCATGATGATTTGACGTGGTTCAACGCCACGCTGGCACCGACAACTGCTTCGACGGCTGTCACGATCCGTAATGGCCACAATGTGACCGTGGCTACTACGCCTACTAGCACCGATGACACGACCGTAGATGCGGGTGGTACGCTTACCGTTAATTCGGCCGTGACCTTGACGATCGCAAACGGACCGCCACCGACCTGA